Sequence from the Chelonoidis abingdonii isolate Lonesome George chromosome 1, CheloAbing_2.0, whole genome shotgun sequence genome:
atgttcagttataaacttttgaaagaacaaccataacatttggTTCAGatttacgaacatttcagagttacgaacaacctccattcctgaggtgttcataatgCTAAGGTTCTACTATGCTTATTCATTTTACTGCATATGATCTTAGTTTACCGGGTCAAGGTGTTTTAAAGATTAATGTTTTAATATGTCTTAATATGTAAGTCAATACATTAATGTTAATTGTTAATATTATTATTGAGACCCTATTGTGATACATATGACCAAAGGACAGAGATGAGAGACTTTTTGTGCTCTTAAAAATCATCGGAATTAATTATTCTTGGCAGAATTATGGTGCTGTGGAAATTCTGACTGActttcttgatttttttgtatAATGAAAATCTTGATTTCAGCATTACACTAATGTGATTCTGCTCAGGATTCTCAATAGTGGTTCTAAATCCATCCTCTGTTAAAGTCCATCCTCCATAGAAGTCAACGGGAGTGGTAGTTGCCCATATGACAGAATAATACTACAGGGTCAAATTCAAGTGTTCACAGTTATTGATGTGTGTATGGATATGATGTGAGCATTGTACAAATTATCTTAATGCTTAACTAGCCTACAAAGAACCCAGTGTGAATTGACCCATTATATTTACACATATTTTGATTTTCTCGGGAGACTGCATGAATTCTTCTTCCTTCAAAGTGCATTTACTAGAATATTATAGACATAAATTACTAGAAAATAGCGTCCTATGAACAAAAGGAGAGTTGTGTGGGAGTGAATCATCTGGCCTACACATttgttgactttttaaattaaaaaagtccTGAAACTAATTAGTTTTGTATCTAGAGCTGAATTAGGTCACTCAAAATAGTCTGATGACAACCAAACCCTTCATATAAGAATAGAAGGATTGAGCCCTTCATCTCTCAAATGAATTCCATTTTCAGTTTGAACAGGCATACAGGGACTTAtttaatgccactgaagtcaatggaaagactcccattgaataCAATGGGATCAGACCCTTAGATAGCAACAACTCAGAACTGCTCCTGTTTATCAGTATCAACCAGAGCAACATTACTTAGATGCTCCTAATTGgctttctcccctcctctttcctACTCCTGCATTCCATGTTGTATATTTCCTCCTAAACTCAAACAGGAAAGTGTAAGCTATGTCTTTACCATCTATATCAGTATGAATGACGTCAACAAACTTTGCATCTGTATGATCCAGTCTCTCATTTGGTGGTTTCCCACTGAATGAAGGGCCAGCTGGGTCAAGAcctgaaagaaaagaagaaacatgTGGGCATTATTTTTCTAGGGCTCCATTTCAATAAtaatttttaatctaaatttttCTCAAATGCAGTCACCGTGGCTGCATGTGGCCACCAATCGCTTTTcatgtggccacagcctcctggatgGTGATGcaacaaaagacaagaatgtgcaaagtatgttatttgtttctattctgtttggGTCTGGTAAAGAAtaagacaactgtacattattattACTGAGTATGCAATAAAAATctacataaattacaatgatttggatgtgtatatgtgcatatttgtttttcctaaagttaattaaacattttaggaaaaattgtcagaatgGCCACCAGCAAgtgttggtggccgcactctgaggccaccaaaaaatttcttGTGAAACTGTTTGAATAGATGCCTTTACAATTTCTACTCTAACACATAGTTCATGCACAAAGACTCACCCCTTTCTGGGTTTGTCTATATTAATTAACAATACAGTTCAAGCCTTCACTCCATACTTAGTATCTCCTAGGGTTCCTACTACAGGACTGCTCGTCCACATCCTAGATTCTCTCCACCCGAAGAGCCCACCTCCCTTTCATCTAGGGGAGTAACAAGCCACCTACACCATGGTTCTGAGTCAGCAGAACTGCTTTATTCTTTCCCAGCAGAAACAATGTCTGCTAAGTGAGTGGGTTatttcaggcaaaacttccagaCTGTGACACCAAAAGAACATGGTATAACATTTGCAGCAGTCCTGGTTCCAAACAAGCCATGCCCCATTTATAGATTTATGttgaaattatttgaaatgtGTGGTTAAACACAGTTTTTTAATGCATAACCAGGTGAAACTAGTCAGGTTTTGACTGAGTTTACATGTGAAATTTAGTATTTGTGAATCTGAAATTCAGAGAATGAGAAGTCTGAACACACAAGGATCAAAATAGAAGAAGTTGATTTCTTGAAACTTGGTCAAGTAAATGGCTTAGCTTTGTTCATCTCTGTCACAAATCCTTCAAATGCAGGGTCTCCATCCTGTATTTTTATGCATCCATATTCCACTGATATTAACATGCATCcaaacctcccactgaagtcaacaggaattctGAAATACTAtttatactcaatcataagccggtttgtttataagctgacccccacaagatggataagtaaaaatggaaaatttttatgacccgttcataagctgaagCTATAATTCAGGGGGtaagcaaactttggctcccaggccatcaggataagccactggtgggccaagatggtttgtttacctcgcatctgcaggcacagaggtaaacctaagtaaacaaagcaTCCCGGCACTCCAgaggcttaccctgatgggccggaacagcagctggtggggaaattttggggggaggagaagctggggatcAGGAGAGTAACCCCTGTAACCACCCCCTACATGATCCCACCCGTAGCCCGGGACACCCacactctccccttcccatcttatctggggaaggccaagggaggagctgctctggcaggctgggcagtgtggctgcagcatgaTCCGGTGTGGCAGGGAGGGCggtgcagccacagcctgctctggggtgcGGGGCTGAGCgtcacagctgcagcctgccagccccggagctgcagctactttggaagctggggggagagcagcgtggccaaaagcggagagactctggccccgcctcttcccttctgtctctgctggctgtgctgcctctccttgctccctctgttggggggaggggctgcaccccacctctccctctctatactcgttcataagccaaaccCCGTCTCTGGtgcttcctttttttattaaaaaaattcagcttatgaacgagtatatatggtacatAAAATGCTTGATCAGGCCCTAGGCctaaaattaggtttttaaatccatatttaagctcCTCTAAAGTAGGTGGCTTGATCTGCGAGGGTGCTAGGCACCTGGAACTGTCATTTAGGATTCTAACTTTAGTCAAGTaggtttgaacattttggccacaatttttttttctccaaagtgACAAATCCTAGAACATATTTTTGTAGtggattaaaaaagaattaaaaatgtaatatttctaAATACTGTTTATGCTACTGTTCTAGTGGGTCAAATTAATCTCTGGATTTACATCAAGGATGCATTTGATCCATTGTCTTACTAAATAATTTAATCATGTGCTATGTGTTGATTTTTCAACACTGACACCCATGTGGTATGCATAGGGTGACCGTatagcaactgtggaaaaaacaggacaggggatggaggggTAACAGGCAcaaatataagaaaaagtccccaaaaaacaggactgtccctttaaaaacaggacatggTCACCCTAGGTATACAGCTAACTTAGACAATGGTGGAATATAAACTAGAATGGGGGTGGCAGGTTTAAAAGTCTTACCTGTAATTCTGCCAAGTGTACCATTATACATTTCTCCAACAAATCCAGCTATATGAGCCCCAAGGCTAACTCCAATCATATAAATAGAGTCAAGAGAGGCTCCATATGcctgtcagttaaaaaaaaaaaaggagtgattATGGGTTATAGAAATGTTAACCATAAGGTTTACAATATGGTTAGCAGAATAGACTTCAGTAAACTCAGTTTTACTATTTACTTTTCCTTAAAACTTTAGGGGtttttttctgacttttaaaaatgatggaTTTCAAGTgtcttttttattaaactttctgTACTAGTTATACTGTACAGTTGTTATAAAAATGTATGAAGGAGGCTGGTAACCTTTCTTCCAGGCTATCTCATTGATTTTTTTGAAGAAGAGACAGAGTGTTATGAGATTCTCTAGGAAGGTGAATTCCTAAAACCATCAGCTAAAAGCAACTTTGACCCCATCCcaatacaattaaaaaatacTAATAACAAGCTCTGATATCACATGGCCAGTTCAGCAAGTCTACATCTGCAGAACCGCTTGAGAGGAGGCCATGCTTACCACATGCAGTAGCTATTGCAGGACTCAGGGGCAATACCAGCAGATCTAGAGCCTGCAAGGCCATGGGATTGGGAATTTCTCTCAATCAGTTCTAGAGGTAGGATATATTATTCCTGGTCTGGAGGTGAATTAACAACTAAATGGCTGCATGACAATCATTTTGTCAGCATGACATTTGGAGTCCTGGGCCTTAACATCTTTACCTCCACTTTTTACCCCCCTCGTGAACATTTTACTTTAACATAAGTTGTAGCAGATCAAGATCTGCTCAATGCATGTGGTGCAGCCAATGTTCCACTAGGTAGCCTACTTGCTTACTGTAAGTGGTAAGCAGTAGCCTGCATCACGGACCTGGGATTATGCAATATGTAGTCCTGTCTACCCCAGTATGGGACTGTGCCTACattcttaaaattattttagtcTTACGTAAGTTTTCCACCATATTTTTGTAATTTAGCAAGTACAACCCAATCAGCATTAGCTGATCCCAGAGGCCATGCTATGATGTGCCATATCTTCTGTCATCTCTTCTTATCACTTTCCCCCAAAACCCACTTTCTTTCTCTGTTAACCTTTGTGCAGATATTTTCTTGTTACAGAATCTTCAAACTTTCTGAGAATGCTCAGGATGGGAAGTGATGGAGATGGAAGAAATTCAAACAATAAAATTGATAATTAAGTAAATTagactttaaattatttttgtccaTTTCATTAAGgactgatccaaaacctattaaAGTCCATGGGTGGGTCTTTCCACCACTGTTGTAGGTTTTGGCTCAGACTTTTATTCATCAACAATTGTTTTAGCTGCTCCTGTTAGCACTAATATTTTGTACAATGGAGAACTGTTTTAAACTGCCTTTTATCAGTGATTTCTGATAAACATTCCATATAAGAAATATTCATAAGTGGGCTTTCTTTGCATCTCATTTAGTACTTAAAGGAGTAGCTGATGCAACAATTTTTAATAATGTAATGGTCAGAGTTTTGCATGACCTTTCTCCTCTGAGAGAGCAGCTCTTTGCATAATGCATCTGAAACTCCTCGCTGACAAAGTGATTCAAATACAATCTCGGTTCCATTGAAATAAAGTGCCCAAACTGCttttgacgtcaatgggagcagaTGTGGGAACAAAGATATGTGAGTGACATAGTAGTAACTTTATGCAGTCACTAATGTAAGCATTTTGgtacaaatatttcaaagtatgGTATTTATTGTGTTCTTTCTGAGACCACTATATTTtgaacacttctttttttttagcACCCAAAGCTATGCTATTTTAAATCATTTACCTCCAGGGTAAATGTCTACCTTACCAACATCTGATCAATATATTTCTTCAAGATTTCTGCAACTCTTCTGGTGTTGTGGACCGCATTATGATAAATTACAGTCGTAGCACCCCTGTTCCAATCTACTATAATGAGATTAATGTCCACTAAAGACAGCAGAAGTTCTTTAATGTCATTCAGCCATATTGGTGTAGAGCCTGTTAGTCTTAAGCCATGGACTATAAAGACAGTTTTCTTGGTCACATCCAGATATGTAGATGCTGTTGTATTATAGTCACTGAGACTCTCAGCACAGTTTTGGTTTGTCCTTGTGTATAACAGCAGTTTCACTTTTAGAGCTGTCCCAGCTAAAGCATTGTGTATGCTAAGATCTGTGAACTCTtcacatttttgttctgtatctgaaaaatataaaaatgttagaCAATTGTTTAATCAGTTAGACTATGTAAAAGGCcattcttttacattttctttctctaATTGTCCACAAAGGTTGAAGTACTTCCATTTATTCTATCATTCTGAACTCATCTAAAGCCTATGCTCATTCCAACTCTGTGACACAAACctggggccagatccacagctagtgtaaatcaacacagctccatggacttcaaagTTGATTTACCCAACTGAAGGTTGGGCCCCCAATATTTTAATAAACCGTTCTCAGTTTCTCCTGTCATATGCCTCTTTACATTAACAAAGTATAAAAATACAAACTGTCAATTTCTTTTGGAAAGTTGAAGTAGGAAGAGAAACGGTAACTACTCTGTTCCTAAATGGTAGTTTTTCATGTAAGCTTGTTGTTTAAACTAAGTTTTCAGTTTACTGAGGATTCTATaaataggcaaaaaaaaaaaaatgggaatctAGCAGAGATTGGAGGAAGTGGTTGCAGCACTTTCACATTTCTCTGGAACCAAGTGGCATTATAGACAAAGTGGACATGGTTAAATCACCCACACAGTTACACATGGCAGGTCCACAGGCCCTCGATATCCACAGTGCATTGCGGTGAAAGCATGAAAGGGATTACAAACTAGCTGACaaaggtgtgttttgttttgtttttcaatcaaGAATACTGTGATCCACATGAGAACACCACTTGGAAAGGTCCTTTATATTCTTTTAATCAAGAAACCAACTGACAGGTGAGATCTCTGAACACTATGTTCCAAATCTACATAACCAAGATAAATCATGTGAATTTTAACAATTAACAGATGGAATAATTAGAGGCCAGATTATTTGTGGAATAATTGATAACCAAGCCAAAGCAAGGTTACTGCAAGAAATGGACTTGACATTGCAAAGAACAGTGGATATATGCAGGGttaatgaaaaccaaaataaGGTGACAGAGCAGGGTTACAAAAAGTCCTGAGTCTTCCTGCTCTATCATCTGGAAAGGCACAAAATTTCTCTCTGCTCATTCATTCAATCACCTCGTCAGAAATGATTGTAACCATAATTATTACATATTTGGAATTATtggtatttaattttaaaagccaatttttttctgaataaaagcattaaatgttttattttatttaagtaaTTTGCCGTTTTTATTTAACAGGTTACATCTTTGTGGATTAAGTATGACTCACTAAATCAGATAACTAATAAAAGAAGACACATATGGCTTTAATCTTTAATAGACTGGTACATAGTGAACCTTAGTAAAGTGAGGAACTCTGAAATTTAAGAACAGTTCAGATTCAGATGCAATTATTTTGATCTTCATACTAACAACATCAAAGGTCCTATTTAAGTGTCTTATATTGGCAAGATACTGAAATGTTATCATCTGTCAAattaaatttctgtttttcaaatCATGACAATGTTAGGTGAGTTGAGAAAACTAAAATagaaattctctctcacacatgccaCTCACACACCCACAACTACATGCTGGAGAcagtttcagtaaaaaaaaaaaaaaaattacttagacatctacttgtattttaaatattcagattCACAGCTAAACTGTACAATATTTTTCCTCGGTGTACTATGAAACAGCTGTTCTTCCTCTAGAAAATCCAAAATGGATATCTCTATCTTACAATTagataaaataattattattaccatgTATTTCTCAAACCTGTGTAGTGAATTACACTGAGATAccttaaatatttaaatgttccTTCATATTAATGGGACTATTTTGATATCTACTCATAAAGCTCAATTGTCCTCTCACTTACATTATTCTAAATCAGGAATAACATGGAATTACATGGGCAAAAAACCAATGTAAGAGAGATCAGACTTAGATCAATGGAAATACAAAGGCCTTTCCTGTTGGAGATATCAAAGATGAGTGAAACCTACTAGCTGAAAGGTATGCTACATAAGAGTTAAACATATCTCAGATGTTTACTTTCAAGTATTAATAGAGTATAAAAGGTGTTCACTGAAAAGTAAATACAGGAAAAAGGACAAAGCATCTGCTTTGTACACTTATGCATACTTTATATTGTGGAATTAGATGAAAACTCACAtggattttaaatgtttataaataattTGAAACTGTTCAGCAGTAAATCATAAAGCAAACAGGAAGTTTGCAAATTCAATTTCACACATTTCTGAGGCAACATTTACtggtttcaggtttcagagtggtagtggtgttagtctgtaccagcaaaaacaacgaggagtccttgtggcaccttagagacttaacaaatttatttgagcataagctttcgtgggctaaaacccactttatcagatgcatggagtggaacatacagtagggaggtataaatacacagcatatgaaaagatgagagttgccttaccaactgGGGGCCAGTGCTAataaggccaattcaattaaggtggaggTGGCCTattttcaacagttgacaagaagagatgaatatcaagaaagggaaaattacttttgtggTGTTAAAGAGGGCAATGCAACGTATAATTAACATTTGTATAATGAACATGTTTGTATAACTAACATTGCTTTTTATACACTCTCATGAGAATACTCAAATATGCACTTTTACCAGATGAGAAAATTATAAATATCAGTTGGCAGTTTGTATTTATTCCAGTAAATATATATCATTTCACCCTTTTCTGTTTCAATTTGTACAATTTCTTTTATATTTGTCTTCACTTAGTGGCTTTTGAGGCTAGGACAGAGAGAACCTTACATAAACACACATTTTGATTTGAAGGGTTTTAATAAACAAATTATAATGTACATAAAAAATAAACTCATACATTTGTAAAATATACTTTGAAAATCTTCATACCTAGTAAATTAATGCTGAATAATCTCATCTTatgtttaaaacaatttttgcaaAATAGTTTTACAGTTCTTATACACTTCCACAATACAAAGTGCACATACTTCTGTTTGTGACAAAAAATGCAGGAGATAAGGTATCATGTTCTCTTTATTTACCTTATACTGAAAACCTTTGCCCTAATTTCAAATCAGTCAAGTTCACCTGACTAATTGTTTGTTACATTAATCATGATCCATTTTGCAGTTAGAAAAGTTAGTTTGCTTTGCTTGGAAAAAGTAAAGCGGAACTTTTAGTGGCTCTCTTACCTGATCTCACCCGGCACGTCAAAAAGATGAAGAGAAACAGCTTCAACATATGGAAATGGTGAAAAGCAACACGTAACATCCACAACTGAATGGAGAAGATTTTAGTATTTCCTTATAGTGTGCTAGTTTACACTATGATCTGACAATGAAACGTCGCTGATAAAACAGGTGTGGTGAAGAGAAGGAAGTGATTTTGCAAAGGGCAAAAACCAGTGTTCAAGCTTTTGCAATTCATGACTCCTCCTATTTAATTTACTTAAATTGGTGATGCAGATTCAGTTCTTTCAGAgttatttttgtgctttttttttttccccctaatcgTCAGttgcccttctttctctctccttgggAACTACTGGACTAACATGGGTCTATACCTTGTGAGTAGTTGATGTGGTATGTTACTGGTGGCTCTGCCAGATATTTAGGGAGGAGTGGAAGTAATTATACATCATTTTGCTTGACCTCTCTGCTCAGATGAAATGCCAAGGAAGGCAGACTATTTGGTTGTTTTTGATGGTCTGTTATACATCTGGTGGTTCGCAGAGTGTGGAAAGAGAAAATGCTGGGATGGTCAAAAGCAACTTGCAGCAAAAACACATTTTGGCTATAAAATTTCCACTGTAAGGACTAGAAAGAAAACCATTGCATTCTTAGGGATTGATTTGACCTTGTGATTTTCCTAAGGATTCTCCCTCTAATCTTAACCCACAGAGAGAGGGGGGAATATTTTATAGAGGACAAAACTGGTAGTCAGAACTCTtgatttgtatttctgtttcagTCACTGGTTTGCTGTGTTATTGAGAGTCACTCATATCACTTAACTTCAATGTGTgccagtttccccatgtgtaaaatagaACAATACCTACACCTTCACAGAGGTGTTATGAGACttagttggaaaatccacaggaGCAGAAAAAGGCAGAGTAAATCTGAGTGATGTTTTTCTTGCAAAGATTCCTTCACAATTGTTCCCTTGGGTAGGAGATGTGGTTTCATGATATTCTTTCCAGAACAATATATGGGACCCAGGCTAGTGAAAGGCCAAGAATATCTGGGCTGGCTTTGTTTTCCTGGACTGTCAGGGAGTGTTTTGAGTCCCAGCCTGGCAGTACCACCTGGTGGAGATACTCTGGACAGTGCTGCCCAACAGTGAGAGTAACTACTTGCAGCCATGTTGCCCGATGATGAGTCAGTAGACAGGGTAGGAAAACCtagccctccctgctccaccggGTTCCAACCCTAGGCCCAATGAAACAATATGTCAAAATAAGTGGCCTAGGAGGATGGGCAcctgctccctgggctacttcctaccttggTATCAGTTCCTTTGCTGGTGCCACTGCATAATTTCTGAGCTCCCCTTGAAGTCCTCCCTAGTCATGGTCTGGAGGGTTTCCCACCCTTCATTGAGGCTTGTCATTGCAGTCCTCCGGGGTCAAAGGGCCTGTGGTAGCTCGGCACTGGGACCTAGTCCTGGCCATGTGGGGCCTCTGCTTTTTGGCAGAAGCCTCTACCACAACTCCTTTCCTCTTCAGTACACCAAGATTGAGCTGAGTTGCTCCCTTTTGAGCTCCTCTTCCATtgtgagcatgcccagcaggtgTGGGTAGGCAGGGATTTCTGGGCCCAGAGTTATTCTTTACCCCTTCCTTTCCCAGTGTGGGCTTGTACACCTCATCAGAGACTATCCTCACTCTTCAAAGGGTGACTCCAACAGAGCTACGCTGTCCCCATTTTTACAGCTGGTAACTGCCCCTTTGGGATCTTTAAAGGCTGCATTAGATTTTTACTTTGAGCTCTGCTGGTGGTAAAGTGGAGAGGGTGATGGAGTAATAGGACTATTCACTTGAAGAAAGTTTGCAGAATCAAACCT
This genomic interval carries:
- the LIPI gene encoding lipase member I isoform X3, which produces MLRVAFHHFHMLKLFLFIFLTCRVRSDTEQKCEEFTDLSIHNALAGTALKVKLLLYTRTNQNCAESLSDYNTTASTYLDVTKKTVFIVHGLRLTGSTPIWLNDIKELLLSLVDINLIIVDWNRGATTVIYHNAVHNTRRVAEILKKYIDQMLAYGASLDSIYMIGVSLGAHIAGFVGEMYNGTLGRITGLDPAGPSFSGKPPNERLDHTDAKFVDVIHTDIDGAQFFKCDHQRSVFLFLSSLRQSCNITTYPCDSYLDYKNGKCANCEDFQPMPCPVLGYFADKWKNYLIQKDPPETKAYFDTSGQEPFCLYYYFVDFITWNKSIRRGFIRIKITDSAGNTIESKMNSEAATFQQYRQASIFVGFYEDFDKISRISLTFSTRTLIGPKYKLRILRMRLRSTTDPERLQMCRYDLVLLENIETTFKPIPCQERDK